CTCCGTCGGGAGGCGCTGCGGCTGCTCCGCTACCCGCCCGACACAGCAGGCGGAATAATGACGACTAGCATCCCAGTGCTGAGGGCGGGCGATACGGTGCAGCAAGCTCTACAGCTCCTCCGCCGCGGAGACCATGACGTGCGCGACACGATAATTGTGGTGGACGAGGAGGGTCACCTAGTGGGCCTCGTCACTGTAGATCAGCTTCTCCGCGCAAGCCCCAGCGAGAAACTAGAGAAGCTAGCAGTGAGGCCGAGGGCTACAGTCGAGCCGGAGGTAGACCGGGAGGAAGTCGCGAGGCTAATGCTACGCTATGACATCAACCGGCTGCCGGTAGTTGATCGTGAGGGCCGGTTCCTGGGCATAGTGACTGTAGAGGATGTGGCCGATGTGCTGGCAGAGGAGGCGGCTGAGGATATAGCCCTGCTGGGTGGCCTCGAGACGCCCAGGGAGAGGTACCTCAAAGCTAGCATATTTGACCTCTTCAAGTCCCGGCTCCCTTGGCTCCTCCTCATATACGCTATAGAGAGCGTCACGGCCAACATAATCAAGGGCTACGAGGACGTCATCCAGCGCATAGCAATACTTGCAGCCTTCATACCTCTAGTCATGGATACTGGGGGCAACGTGGGTAGTCAGGCTAGCTCCATGATTGTCCGTGCTCTAGCGCTCGGAGAGATCTCGGAAAGAAGCCGACACGACATAGTCTACGTTTTCCTCAAAGAGTTAGCCACAGCTACTCTCATAGGCTCGACGCTAGCACTGATAGGCTTCGGGTTCGCGATGGTGCTAAGCGGGGGCAACTTCATGCTATCTCTATCCGTGGCGCTCACACTGCTAATAGTGACGATACTCGCTGACATAATAGGTGCAACGCTCCCAATAATAGCTCGGAGGCTCGGCGCAGACCCTGCAGCAGTATCGGGCCCCTTCGTGACGACTATAGTAGACATAAGCGTCGCGCTAGTGTATATGGGGCTTGCTACCCACCTAGTACTGAAAGCAGGATAGGCAACGACGAGCCTGTTTCCCGGATAACGGGCTGTGACGAGTGTGGCGGGCTCAAGCCCCGGGCCTTCCCGGGGGATGCAGAGAGTGGATCCGCTGAGCCCCTCTCCCCGCTCCTGGCCGTGAGCCTCTTCAAGGGTTCTCCACGGTATACGATTGTGTGGGGGATCTGATGGGCCGTCGTATGCACTTCGGCCCTGCCGGTAAACCGGTGGGTATGAAGCAGGGCGACTACGTGAAGGCAATTGAGTACATAAGCGGTCTAGGGCTGGACGCTATCGAGTACGAGGCTGTCCGCGGTGTACGGGTCAGCGAGGCGAAGGCTCGCGCGATACGCGAGGCGGCGGAGCGCTACAACGTAATAGTATCTATGCATGCACCCTACTACATCAACCTAGCGGGGAGCGAGGAGACGATAAAGAAGAGTATTGAGAGACTCAAGGCCGCTCTACGGGCTGCGAGCTGGATGGGCGCCTACGTAGTGGTCTTTCATCCGGGCTACTATCGGGATAATCCGAGCCCTCGCGACGCAGTCAGGAAGGTGATAGAGAGCCTCCGCCCAGTAGTCGAATGGATGAAGCAGGAGGGCATTCGAGGCGTATGGCTATCGCCCGAGACTACGGGTAAGAGCAGCCAGGTGGGCAGCTTAGACGACGTGATAGAGATATGTCGTGAGCTAGAGATGTGCCGGCCCACAGTAGACTGGGCGCACCTCCACGCGAGGAGCGAGGGCAACTACATAACCAGCCTCGACCACGTGATAGACGTGATAGAGAGGATTGAGCGGGAGTTAGGCACCTGGGCGGTGAAGCCGCTCCATACGCACTTCAGCAGGATAGAGTATGGGCGGGGTGGCGAGCGCGAGCACCACACCCTCGCGGAGGAGGAGTATGGGCCCGAGTGGAGAATAGTTTGCCGTGCCTACAAGGAGACCGGGATAGAGGGAGTTGTGATATCGGAGAGCCCTATACTAGACAAGGACGCGCTAGTCATGAAGAAGATCTGCGAGGAAGAGGGGTACATCTAGTCCTGCTCTTCTTCCCTTCTGTTGCTTTGCTGGAGGAGGTTGCGCAGTCTCTCAGCGGTGGCTATTGCTAGCCTCTCATGTTTCTTCTCCTCCTCTACCAGGAGTTCTAAGAGCTTCCTTAACGTAGTCCCCGGCTCGGCCAGGTGTAGTAGGCCTTCGTAGCTAGACTTGGCCAGGTCCTCAATACTCTTATGGATCTCCACTAGATCCACTACCTGGCCCATATCCTCGCGCCGTGGCCGGTAGCTAAGCAGCTCCTTCGCGACAACCTGTATCTCGTTGATAGCGCGTATGAGCGCCCACGCTATCTCCTGGTGCACGATACTATCCATGGCTATGAGGAAGAGGTTCCAACGCGCATCCTCCTCGTAGCATGCACGCGCCATGTTGCTATAGGCGCGTGCTTCGCTCATCTCGTCGAGTGCAATGTCCTCGAGCTGCTCTTTTATCTTCTCGAGCGATGCTAGCAGCTTTTCGAGGCGTGACTCGAGACTATGCTCCCTATCCATGCATAGTCACCGTCTCTTGTCCTCTCTTCTCCACTAGTGCTGTAGCGTGAAAAGAGACTATAGCCCCCTTGATGCAGGGTTTAGCTC
The window above is part of the Pyrodictium delaneyi genome. Proteins encoded here:
- the mgtE gene encoding magnesium transporter encodes the protein MALYYVVCAARFKGSGRVAKLVVLIDTPDRPGLLSEITGLLHRLGANLVTSLGYAVEDYARLLLIVDSPLEPDELKERIEEQLGEDAEVKAAPLGPEGAELLAEFLHDKPGLVNLLEVYLEPPDLLDALLRLPRDVRRRLYRVLSAQSLGGIMLLADEATLREIAESVDLDHLAKAIATLDPDEAVDVLQKLPEKLRRQLLGRLPEELRREALRLLRYPPDTAGGIMTTSIPVLRAGDTVQQALQLLRRGDHDVRDTIIVVDEEGHLVGLVTVDQLLRASPSEKLEKLAVRPRATVEPEVDREEVARLMLRYDINRLPVVDREGRFLGIVTVEDVADVLAEEAAEDIALLGGLETPRERYLKASIFDLFKSRLPWLLLIYAIESVTANIIKGYEDVIQRIAILAAFIPLVMDTGGNVGSQASSMIVRALALGEISERSRHDIVYVFLKELATATLIGSTLALIGFGFAMVLSGGNFMLSLSVALTLLIVTILADIIGATLPIIARRLGADPAAVSGPFVTTIVDISVALVYMGLATHLVLKAG
- a CDS encoding deoxyribonuclease IV; translated protein: MGRRMHFGPAGKPVGMKQGDYVKAIEYISGLGLDAIEYEAVRGVRVSEAKARAIREAAERYNVIVSMHAPYYINLAGSEETIKKSIERLKAALRAASWMGAYVVVFHPGYYRDNPSPRDAVRKVIESLRPVVEWMKQEGIRGVWLSPETTGKSSQVGSLDDVIEICRELEMCRPTVDWAHLHARSEGNYITSLDHVIDVIERIERELGTWAVKPLHTHFSRIEYGRGGEREHHTLAEEEYGPEWRIVCRAYKETGIEGVVISESPILDKDALVMKKICEEEGYI